A genomic window from Candidatus Omnitrophota bacterium includes:
- a CDS encoding YggT family protein — MLFSILNLFFQLLIAVLLIRYFIEPYRYYGFGPILVTIVTLTESVLKPIRRLFPQSSLKIQDQMPLFAIVVVIVLRGWCLWILGAAGIPLASVHGVGAQLPLFNALAASFSMGVVFVAEILIALLFASMMVSRHGLYLVGGNAGYACFQQKTFAVFQLAKKILRTENLPALFLLSSAAILACAFFLTIFTNLSFLYGDYEIKRTIVFTLYAICGDLISAYSLVLLLAVLSTWVGADQFSTLIQFVRGMSDPYLNFFRRIFPWARIDFVDLSPIFAFLALNPGLVYLLRVVTNAFLSMIAPEQAPGTIMT; from the coding sequence ATGCTATTTTCCATTTTAAATCTATTTTTTCAATTGCTGATCGCCGTTCTTTTGATCCGCTATTTCATCGAACCCTACCGGTATTACGGTTTTGGTCCGATTCTCGTTACGATTGTGACTTTGACGGAGAGCGTTCTTAAGCCCATCCGCCGATTGTTCCCGCAGAGTTCTTTGAAGATTCAAGATCAAATGCCGTTATTCGCCATTGTCGTCGTTATCGTTCTGCGCGGATGGTGCCTTTGGATTCTCGGCGCAGCGGGCATTCCCTTGGCGAGTGTTCATGGAGTGGGCGCCCAGTTGCCGCTTTTCAACGCCCTGGCCGCCAGTTTCTCAATGGGCGTCGTATTCGTCGCGGAAATTCTCATCGCGTTGCTCTTTGCCAGCATGATGGTCTCGCGTCATGGATTGTACCTCGTCGGCGGCAATGCGGGCTACGCTTGTTTTCAACAGAAGACTTTCGCCGTATTTCAACTCGCTAAAAAAATCCTCCGGACGGAAAACCTGCCAGCGCTTTTTCTTTTAAGCTCAGCGGCGATTCTTGCCTGCGCCTTTTTCTTGACGATCTTTACCAACCTCTCTTTTCTTTATGGGGACTATGAGATTAAGCGAACGATCGTCTTTACTCTCTATGCGATTTGCGGCGATTTGATCTCCGCTTATTCGCTCGTGTTGCTTTTGGCGGTGCTTTCGACATGGGTGGGAGCGGATCAATTCAGCACGTTGATCCAATTCGTGCGCGGCATGTCAGATCCTTATCTAAATTTCTTCCGGCGGATATTCCCGTGGGCGAGAATCGACTTCGTCGATTTGTCGCCGATCTTCGCCTTTTTGGCGTTGAATCCCGGCCTCGTCTATTTGCTGCGCGTAGTAACGAACGCTTTTCTCTCCATGATTGCTCCAGAGCAAGCGCCGGGAACGATAATGACGTAA
- a CDS encoding prevent-host-death protein: MDEAKTQFSDLFDAAMKGEQVVIKKNDSQMIQLVPLTISHRAPKYGSAKGLIDISDDFDAPISNFDEYMR, translated from the coding sequence TTGGATGAAGCAAAAACCCAGTTTTCCGATTTATTTGACGCCGCCATGAAAGGCGAGCAGGTGGTTATCAAAAAGAACGATTCGCAAATGATCCAATTAGTTCCATTAACAATTTCTCATAGAGCGCCAAAGTATGGAAGCGCGAAAGGATTGATTGATATTTCTGATGATTTCGATGCGCCTATAAGCAATTTCGACGAGTATATGAGATGA
- a CDS encoding DUF362 domain-containing protein, which yields MPIVNRRSFINRIGSGILAAPALWIASRATASTPGLMGKSRVVIARREGMLSPSNTLDETLTRKMLDAAALAFTGGKEADALWRTLFSSKDTVAIKVNTLGGRSLSPHPELVYAVAEKLADVGVLPQRIFIWDRSVRELERAVFTKESAKGRAAVIATDSPGVGYEAEPETSGSIGSCFSRIVSQGCTALINIGILKDHDLCGVSVAMKNFFGAIHNPNKYHFDVAKDPYVPDVCLHPYIRNRLRLTICDAFRGQCDGGPAYKASAAWDYNGLMIAADPVALDAVAASILEKKRAEMKLPPLKEAGREPLYIQLAEEKKLGWADPAHIEIVEAAV from the coding sequence ATGCCAATTGTTAATCGCAGATCGTTTATAAATAGAATAGGAAGCGGAATATTAGCCGCTCCCGCTCTTTGGATCGCCAGCCGCGCCACTGCTTCCACGCCAGGATTAATGGGCAAAAGCCGCGTCGTCATCGCCCGGCGGGAGGGAATGCTGTCGCCTTCGAATACGCTCGATGAAACGCTGACGCGTAAAATGCTGGACGCCGCCGCCCTCGCCTTCACTGGCGGCAAAGAGGCGGATGCGCTTTGGCGAACGCTGTTTTCTTCTAAAGATACAGTCGCCATCAAAGTCAATACGCTTGGCGGACGCAGCCTGTCGCCCCATCCGGAGTTGGTTTACGCCGTCGCGGAGAAATTGGCGGACGTTGGAGTATTACCACAACGCATTTTTATCTGGGACCGCAGCGTACGGGAATTGGAACGCGCGGTCTTCACCAAAGAGAGCGCAAAAGGCCGCGCCGCCGTCATCGCCACCGACAGCCCGGGCGTTGGTTACGAGGCGGAGCCGGAAACCAGCGGCAGCATCGGCTCTTGTTTTTCCCGCATTGTTTCTCAAGGCTGCACCGCTTTGATTAACATAGGAATTTTAAAGGATCACGATCTCTGCGGCGTTTCCGTCGCGATGAAGAATTTCTTTGGAGCGATTCATAATCCCAATAAATACCATTTTGACGTGGCTAAAGATCCTTATGTTCCCGACGTTTGTCTTCATCCCTATATCCGCAACAGACTGCGCCTGACGATCTGCGACGCCTTTCGCGGGCAATGCGACGGCGGCCCCGCCTACAAAGCTTCGGCGGCTTGGGATTACAACGGATTGATGATCGCCGCCGACCCGGTCGCCCTCGACGCCGTGGCCGCGAGCATTCTGGAGAAAAAACGGGCGGAAATGAAACTGCCGCCATTGAAGGAAGCGGGGCGCGAACCGCTCTACATCCAACTCGCGGAAGAAAAGAAACTCGGCTGGGCCGATCCCGCGCATATCGAGATCGTCGAAGCCGCCGTATGA
- a CDS encoding glycosyltransferase family 1 protein, with product MRIGIECTTLTRPRAGIGFYNYHLVRELAALDGEDEYYLFYNRPLPEMNLPPRLRHVLSGPGRTHLWGQTRLASLCAHYGIDVLHSPGQCLPLMYNGHCVLTVHDLSAMLFPRQKDARSRFVWNCLVPAMARKANRIIAVSENTRRDAIDRLGIAEDRVTRIYEAAAPEYYPEPDAERLEEFRRRKGLQPGYILAVGTLEPRKNYSFLLRLFARWLEKSHPDATLVIVGKKGWLYDEIFKTFESLSIQRHVRFEGYVPDLDLMRLYYSAAQFSILNPIYEGFWLPGLESLACGTPVIAPKHSSIPEVVGEAGILIETGDEEEWLAAMDRLWMASDRQEWAQRGIRQAKRFSWRRAAKRTLNVYRSLYKAGKY from the coding sequence TTGCGCATAGGAATCGAATGTACGACGCTGACCCGCCCCCGGGCGGGGATTGGATTTTACAATTATCACCTGGTCCGCGAGTTGGCGGCGCTGGATGGCGAGGACGAATATTACCTGTTTTACAACCGTCCTCTTCCTGAAATGAATCTTCCTCCCCGTTTGCGGCATGTGCTGTCGGGACCGGGCCGCACTCACCTTTGGGGACAAACGCGGCTCGCCTCTCTCTGCGCTCATTACGGCATCGACGTGCTTCACAGCCCCGGTCAATGTTTGCCTTTAATGTACAACGGCCATTGCGTCCTGACGGTTCACGACCTCTCCGCCATGCTTTTTCCCCGGCAAAAAGACGCTCGTTCCCGTTTCGTTTGGAATTGCCTGGTCCCAGCGATGGCCCGCAAGGCGAATCGCATTATCGCCGTATCCGAAAACACGCGGCGCGACGCGATCGATCGGCTGGGAATCGCCGAAGACCGCGTTACCCGCATCTACGAAGCGGCGGCGCCGGAGTATTATCCCGAACCGGACGCCGAACGATTGGAAGAATTCCGGCGGCGCAAAGGATTGCAGCCAGGGTATATTCTAGCGGTAGGCACGCTGGAGCCGCGTAAGAATTATTCTTTTCTGTTGCGCCTATTCGCCCGCTGGCTGGAAAAATCCCATCCGGACGCCACGTTGGTTATCGTGGGGAAAAAGGGCTGGCTCTACGACGAAATCTTTAAAACTTTCGAGTCGCTCTCTATTCAACGCCATGTCCGTTTCGAGGGATACGTCCCCGATCTCGATTTGATGCGCTTATATTATTCCGCCGCCCAATTTTCCATTCTCAATCCCATCTACGAAGGCTTCTGGCTTCCGGGCTTGGAATCGCTGGCTTGCGGAACTCCCGTCATCGCGCCTAAGCATTCGTCGATTCCCGAAGTCGTCGGCGAAGCGGGGATTCTGATCGAAACCGGCGATGAGGAAGAATGGCTGGCCGCTATGGACCGCTTATGGATGGCTTCGGATCGTCAGGAATGGGCGCAACGAGGCATAAGGCAGGCGAAGCGATTCTCCTGGCGCCGCGCCGCCAAGAGAACGCTGAACGTTTACCGTTCTCTATATAAAGCCGGTAAATATTAA
- a CDS encoding O-antigen ligase family protein, producing the protein MKKMKKTLRLIERMRFILLGALLLITPLMIDSHILLGSGPETKFRFFEFGVFLGCLFTLPFFICRRSPIRLNLLSIALLLFLIYVLVLAIFDVQRAYAFDYALRTVCWILFAFLASDVSREDSSFHRLVWIAVIVQIAVVLYAISHIYDLDPYFNRILVGHEWRYSNPLVNQERGVIWALGNPNYYACFGSLLLISIAAMLALARRWRERLFWTFYGAIVLYSLLYTQTRGIWVSLFSALFFLAILILFFSKTIRQDAFSFIKSRRRSLAAGALAIFLLLAGLYLYETRQGRGLLHSLSKRFQQLAAFQDISLRARPLLWSAAMQMWREAPISGAGHGRYTPRFLETVYGMAQQIEPERIQQLTRHMNSILANETHNDYLQYLSEIGGAGYALFLLVLAACIASALRSLIGGNLASSERILLLACLMIVLHTIFHCLYDFPLRLPGSAMLFGLAIGGILHFNSGGFALSLPAWFRWLAASVMLPLCLLGGVFVFQHYLSTHLQFKGESHFGDAIKKFGGDYERQLLNLQLSQAKLSQAYALFPGKGEILFDQGKVYYFLAGYMGADYQRRAIDCLEQAKDTYAPPEVYQMLANVYLNAMQYPNARRYLDILLLVDPERENIQFLAANICMAENKWDEAERRLQEELRHHPSNPNALFLLGVVYEKRDLYEMTAQMYEKSLELAPNAVETLERLADLYAEKLKQSERAFSLYGKAINSAIQGKNQILQDRLRRKIRDLQRSQNMDQ; encoded by the coding sequence ATGAAGAAAATGAAAAAGACGCTGCGATTGATCGAACGGATGCGATTTATTCTCCTTGGCGCATTGCTGCTCATTACGCCTTTGATGATCGATTCCCATATTCTTCTCGGTTCGGGTCCGGAAACGAAATTCCGCTTTTTCGAATTCGGCGTTTTCTTAGGATGCTTATTTACCTTGCCGTTTTTTATATGCCGCCGTTCGCCAATCCGCTTGAATCTGCTTTCCATCGCTCTTTTATTGTTTTTGATCTATGTTTTAGTCCTCGCCATCTTTGACGTTCAGCGCGCCTATGCGTTCGATTACGCTTTACGTACCGTCTGCTGGATACTCTTCGCTTTTCTGGCGTCGGACGTCTCCCGCGAGGATTCGTCGTTCCATCGCCTGGTTTGGATCGCCGTTATTGTCCAAATCGCGGTCGTCCTCTACGCCATAAGCCATATCTACGATTTGGATCCTTATTTCAATCGAATATTAGTCGGCCACGAATGGCGTTACAGCAATCCATTAGTCAACCAAGAACGCGGCGTGATCTGGGCTTTGGGCAATCCCAACTACTACGCTTGTTTTGGTTCGCTGCTATTAATCTCCATCGCAGCCATGCTCGCCCTCGCCCGCCGCTGGCGCGAGCGCCTATTCTGGACGTTTTATGGCGCCATCGTATTGTATTCACTGCTCTACACGCAAACCCGCGGGATTTGGGTCAGCCTCTTTTCCGCCCTCTTCTTTCTTGCGATCCTGATTTTATTCTTTTCGAAAACCATCCGCCAAGACGCGTTTTCGTTTATCAAGAGCCGCCGCCGTTCTCTTGCCGCTGGCGCATTGGCGATTTTTCTCCTGCTCGCCGGTCTCTATCTCTACGAAACTCGGCAAGGGCGCGGATTGTTGCATTCTCTGAGCAAGCGTTTTCAACAATTGGCCGCCTTCCAGGACATCAGTTTGCGCGCCCGTCCCCTCCTATGGTCCGCCGCCATGCAAATGTGGCGCGAGGCTCCTATATCGGGCGCGGGGCATGGGCGATACACCCCCCGTTTTCTGGAAACGGTTTACGGGATGGCGCAGCAAATCGAACCGGAGCGCATCCAACAACTCACCCGGCACATGAACAGCATCCTCGCCAACGAAACGCATAACGATTACTTGCAATATCTATCCGAGATCGGCGGCGCGGGTTATGCGCTCTTTTTGCTCGTTCTGGCCGCCTGCATTGCCTCCGCGCTGCGCTCGTTAATTGGCGGAAATCTCGCCTCCTCGGAGCGCATCTTGCTGCTTGCCTGTTTGATGATAGTACTTCATACGATATTTCATTGCCTCTATGATTTTCCCTTGCGCCTGCCGGGCAGCGCCATGTTGTTCGGTTTAGCTATCGGCGGTATTCTGCATTTCAATAGCGGCGGCTTCGCTCTATCGCTTCCCGCATGGTTCCGTTGGCTCGCCGCTTCCGTCATGCTTCCTTTATGCCTATTAGGAGGCGTCTTCGTCTTTCAACATTACCTCTCCACGCATCTTCAATTCAAAGGGGAAAGCCATTTCGGCGACGCTATAAAGAAATTCGGCGGCGATTACGAACGCCAGTTATTGAATCTTCAACTTTCCCAAGCGAAATTATCCCAAGCCTACGCCTTGTTTCCCGGCAAAGGCGAAATTCTATTCGATCAAGGCAAGGTTTATTATTTTCTTGCCGGTTATATGGGCGCAGATTATCAAAGGCGGGCGATCGATTGCCTCGAACAAGCCAAAGATACTTACGCGCCGCCGGAAGTCTACCAAATGCTGGCGAACGTCTATCTCAACGCCATGCAGTATCCCAACGCGCGCCGCTATTTGGACATCCTGCTGCTCGTCGATCCGGAACGGGAAAACATCCAGTTTCTCGCCGCCAATATCTGCATGGCGGAAAACAAATGGGACGAAGCGGAACGGCGCTTGCAAGAGGAATTGCGGCATCATCCCAGCAATCCTAATGCGTTATTTCTCTTGGGTGTTGTTTACGAAAAGAGAGACTTATACGAGATGACGGCTCAAATGTATGAAAAAAGCCTGGAGTTGGCGCCCAACGCCGTAGAAACGCTGGAACGGTTGGCGGATCTTTACGCGGAAAAATTGAAACAATCCGAACGAGCCTTTTCCCTTTACGGAAAAGCGATCAATAGCGCTATACAAGGAAAAAATCAAATCCTTCAGGATCGATTAAGAAGAAAAATCCGCGATCTGCAACGCTCGCAGAATATGGACCAATAA
- a CDS encoding glycosyltransferase family 4 protein codes for MKAVFIEPSGAGGIAHYTQCLAGALGAHDIPCEILTSRRWISCSPLPNAAVHKIFRGMRTNPLEFYRHALRLRRDASLIHWQCAARPAILLWIMRLFPLKRIPWIYTVHNILPHERRSSSQALFEKIYRRMDGLIFHTQHTQREFQRIFPNVAAASAVIPHGEYGFLTSETAASSPVEENALLFFGNIRPYKGLDILLNALVDVKKIIPGVKLLIAGQALEPFDRYEKIIARHGLNEVVEKRLEYIPDEEIAGLIASSAIVVLPYREIDQSGVLLLAMASGKPVVASRIGGIPEAIQDGETGVLVPPEDAKSLAQAIVNLLQNPSKRAAMGAAARQDVLDRFSWNRIAEQTIQFYETLM; via the coding sequence ATGAAAGCCGTCTTCATCGAACCTTCCGGGGCGGGAGGCATCGCTCATTACACTCAATGCCTGGCGGGAGCGTTGGGCGCGCATGACATACCATGCGAAATCCTGACCAGCCGCCGTTGGATCAGCTGTTCGCCGCTGCCCAACGCCGCCGTTCATAAAATCTTCCGAGGGATGCGTACGAATCCATTGGAATTTTATCGCCATGCGCTGCGTCTGCGGCGGGATGCCTCTCTCATCCATTGGCAATGCGCCGCTCGCCCGGCCATTCTGCTTTGGATCATGCGCTTATTTCCATTAAAACGCATTCCTTGGATATATACAGTTCATAATATCCTGCCGCATGAGCGCCGTTCTTCTTCCCAAGCGCTGTTCGAAAAAATCTATCGCCGCATGGACGGACTCATCTTTCATACGCAGCATACTCAAAGAGAATTTCAGAGAATTTTCCCCAACGTCGCCGCCGCCAGCGCCGTCATTCCGCATGGCGAATACGGCTTTTTAACTTCGGAGACGGCGGCCTCATCTCCCGTTGAGGAAAACGCATTGCTGTTCTTTGGTAATATCCGTCCCTATAAAGGCCTCGATATCCTGTTGAACGCTCTGGTGGATGTGAAGAAAATCATTCCCGGCGTTAAATTGCTCATCGCCGGACAAGCGCTGGAACCGTTCGATCGCTACGAGAAAATCATCGCCCGCCATGGATTGAATGAGGTTGTAGAAAAACGGTTGGAATATATCCCCGACGAAGAGATCGCCGGGTTGATCGCCTCCTCCGCCATCGTAGTTCTTCCCTACCGGGAGATCGACCAAAGCGGAGTGCTATTGTTGGCGATGGCTTCCGGCAAACCCGTCGTCGCCTCGCGCATCGGCGGCATTCCGGAAGCGATCCAAGACGGCGAAACGGGCGTTTTAGTTCCGCCGGAAGACGCAAAATCTCTGGCGCAAGCGATTGTGAACTTACTGCAAAATCCCTCGAAAAGGGCGGCGATGGGAGCGGCGGCGCGCCAAGACGTTCTTGACCGGTTTTCCTGGAATCGCATCGCGGAACAGACGATCCAATTTTATGAAACGTTAATGTAA
- a CDS encoding GIY-YIG nuclease family protein, with the protein MKDYNFYVYILTNWNNRVMYIGMTNNLERRVYEHKNKLVDGFTKKYNVNKLVYFEHGIDVHAAITREKEIKKWRREKKNNLVVSMNPTWKDLTLEWEQKEDFSLSLEMTESQQGKDYD; encoded by the coding sequence ATGAAAGACTACAACTTCTACGTTTACATCCTCACCAACTGGAACAACAGGGTTATGTATATTGGCATGACCAATAACCTTGAGCGAAGGGTATATGAGCATAAAAACAAACTGGTGGATGGTTTCACCAAGAAATACAACGTTAACAAATTGGTCTATTTCGAACACGGGATAGACGTCCATGCGGCCATAACCAGAGAGAAGGAAATCAAAAAGTGGCGGCGAGAAAAGAAGAATAATTTGGTTGTCTCAATGAATCCTACTTGGAAAGACTTGACTTTGGAATGGGAACAGAAAGAAGATTTCTCGTTATCGCTCGAAATGACAGAGTCGCAGCAGGGGAAAGACTATGATTAA
- the amrS gene encoding AmmeMemoRadiSam system radical SAM enzyme: protein MNADLSRRRFIQSSACAACAFSLGGGVWGATELTPTQELSDREAMHYEHLDGLTIRCLLCPKECRVADKERGYCGVRENHGGAYKTLVYGRPCSFGVDPIEKKPLFHYLPGTGAFSLATAGCNIECKFCQNWDISQFRPEQIRMFDCPPADIAQLAIEKKCQTIAYTYSEPVIFYEYMLDCADEGRKKSLGSVMISNGYIQEKPLRELLPKLTAVKIDFKAYTEKFYKQTCSGELQPVLKALEIIHEMGVWLELVVLIIPTLNDSDDETKGMVQWISEHLGKDVPIHFTRFHPMYKIKNLPSTPIPTLERLHKIAKQAGLNYVYIGNVPGHTAENTYCPKCNNVVIRRLGYKIMLDGFEDGKCKKCKTPIPGVWKDPLKDESRR from the coding sequence ATGAACGCGGATTTATCGAGACGCCGATTTATTCAATCTTCCGCCTGCGCCGCTTGCGCTTTCTCCCTTGGCGGCGGCGTTTGGGGCGCGACGGAATTGACGCCGACGCAGGAGTTATCCGATCGTGAAGCGATGCACTACGAGCATCTCGACGGCTTGACGATCCGCTGCCTCCTTTGTCCCAAGGAGTGCCGCGTCGCCGATAAGGAGCGCGGCTATTGCGGAGTGCGCGAGAATCACGGCGGCGCTTATAAAACTTTGGTTTATGGCCGTCCCTGCTCCTTCGGCGTCGATCCTATCGAAAAAAAGCCGTTGTTTCATTATTTGCCCGGCACGGGCGCCTTTTCGCTCGCCACCGCCGGATGCAACATCGAATGCAAGTTTTGCCAGAACTGGGATATTTCCCAGTTCCGCCCCGAACAAATCCGCATGTTCGACTGCCCGCCTGCGGATATCGCGCAGTTGGCGATCGAAAAGAAATGCCAGACTATCGCCTATACCTATTCCGAACCCGTCATCTTTTATGAATATATGCTCGACTGCGCCGACGAGGGCCGCAAAAAAAGTTTAGGCAGCGTTATGATCTCCAACGGCTACATTCAGGAAAAACCATTGCGCGAGTTGCTGCCGAAACTGACGGCGGTGAAGATCGATTTCAAAGCTTATACGGAAAAATTTTACAAACAGACGTGCAGCGGCGAATTGCAGCCGGTTTTAAAGGCGTTGGAAATAATCCATGAAATGGGCGTATGGCTGGAATTGGTGGTGCTCATCATTCCCACGCTCAATGATAGCGACGATGAAACCAAGGGAATGGTTCAATGGATTTCCGAACATTTGGGAAAGGACGTCCCGATTCATTTCACCCGCTTTCATCCGATGTACAAAATCAAAAACCTGCCCTCGACGCCGATTCCGACGCTGGAGCGCCTGCACAAAATCGCTAAGCAGGCGGGATTGAATTACGTTTACATCGGAAACGTGCCCGGCCATACGGCGGAAAATACTTATTGCCCCAAATGCAACAATGTCGTAATCCGCCGGTTGGGATACAAGATCATGTTGGATGGCTTCGAAGACGGGAAATGCAAAAAGTGCAAAACGCCTATTCCGGGAGTGTGGAAGGATCCCTTGAAAGATGAATCCCGCCGTTAA
- the amrB gene encoding AmmeMemoRadiSam system protein B: protein MNKIHRFFGISFLTLALQVIIACGDSSGANVRKSILAGTWYEGTQAKLTQQVDGFLKQVPQTAPNPNRVRALVVPHAGYEYSGETAAYAYKVLTGAPIRRVVILGPSHRAAFRGGSIADADAYETPLGLVNLDKEACKSLRSSSLFQSLPEADAQEHSLEIQLPFLQRTLKEFTIVPIVVGDISSSDGYEMAKAIQPLLDEKTLLVMSSDFTHQGPRFGYIPFKDNIRANVQRLDFAAVNPILNLDANGFADFIERTQATICGHNPICIGLAALPQQTQVEFVRYATSGDKTKSYDESVSYSSLVFRERKDYLDEKETALMLEIARKTLEQNFAEGKAKEYQPEPNLVTERLKEKKGVFVTLNKKGELRGCIGDLQGSDPLCQTAAKTVLLSAFRDTRFNQLQKEELKDVDIEISVMSPRQPVDSWKDIVLGRDGFILEKKGRSALFLPQVALEQGWTVEDALKHLCLKAGLQEDDWKSGCSFQTFTAQVFGETFKKQ, encoded by the coding sequence ATGAACAAGATCCATCGATTTTTTGGGATTTCTTTTCTGACGCTGGCGTTACAGGTTATTATCGCCTGCGGCGATTCCTCCGGCGCTAACGTGCGCAAGTCCATCTTGGCGGGAACGTGGTATGAGGGAACTCAAGCCAAGTTGACGCAGCAGGTCGACGGCTTCCTGAAGCAGGTTCCGCAAACGGCGCCCAATCCCAACCGCGTGCGGGCGTTGGTTGTTCCCCATGCCGGATACGAATATTCCGGCGAAACCGCCGCCTACGCCTATAAGGTTCTGACAGGCGCGCCTATCCGGCGGGTAGTGATTCTTGGCCCTTCCCACCGCGCCGCTTTTCGAGGCGGCTCCATCGCTGACGCCGACGCCTACGAAACGCCGCTGGGGCTAGTGAATTTGGATAAAGAGGCGTGCAAGAGTCTGCGTTCTTCCAGCCTTTTTCAATCCTTGCCCGAAGCCGACGCCCAGGAGCATAGTCTGGAGATACAACTGCCGTTCCTCCAACGCACGCTCAAGGAATTCACGATCGTTCCCATCGTCGTAGGGGATATTTCTTCCAGCGACGGCTATGAAATGGCTAAGGCTATCCAACCTTTGTTGGATGAAAAGACGCTGTTGGTTATGAGTTCCGATTTTACACACCAAGGGCCGCGCTTTGGGTATATTCCCTTCAAAGACAACATCAGGGCGAACGTACAGCGTTTGGATTTCGCCGCCGTCAATCCTATTCTCAATCTGGACGCGAATGGTTTCGCCGATTTCATCGAAAGAACGCAAGCCACCATTTGCGGGCATAATCCCATCTGCATCGGCCTGGCGGCTCTGCCGCAGCAGACGCAAGTGGAATTCGTCCGCTACGCCACTTCGGGAGATAAAACGAAAAGTTACGACGAATCCGTGAGTTATTCTTCCTTGGTTTTCCGCGAGCGCAAGGATTACCTCGACGAGAAAGAGACCGCTCTTATGCTGGAGATAGCGCGCAAGACGTTGGAACAGAACTTTGCGGAAGGCAAAGCGAAGGAATACCAGCCGGAACCGAATCTGGTTACGGAACGTTTAAAAGAGAAGAAGGGCGTCTTCGTCACTCTCAATAAAAAAGGGGAACTGCGGGGCTGCATCGGCGACTTGCAGGGTTCCGATCCGTTATGCCAAACAGCGGCGAAAACCGTTTTGCTGTCAGCGTTTCGGGATACTCGCTTCAACCAATTGCAGAAGGAGGAGTTGAAGGACGTCGATATCGAAATTTCCGTCATGTCGCCGCGCCAGCCGGTGGATTCTTGGAAGGATATCGTCCTGGGCCGCGACGGCTTCATTCTTGAAAAAAAAGGCCGCTCGGCGCTGTTTCTGCCGCAAGTGGCCTTGGAGCAAGGCTGGACGGTGGAAGACGCCCTCAAGCATTTGTGTTTGAAAGCGGGCTTGCAGGAAGACGATTGGAAATCCGGCTGCTCCTTCCAAACCTTCACGGCGCAGGTTTTTGGAGAGACGTTTAAGAAGCAGTGA